One Chanodichthys erythropterus isolate Z2021 chromosome 10, ASM2448905v1, whole genome shotgun sequence DNA segment encodes these proteins:
- the trim37 gene encoding E3 ubiquitin-protein ligase TRIM37 isoform X3 has product MDEQSVESIAEVFRCFICMEKLRDARLCPHCSKLCCFSCIRRWLTEQRAQCPHCRAPLQLRELVNCRWAEEVTQQLDTLQLCNLTKHEENDKDKCENHHEKLSVFCWTCKKCICHQCALWGGMHGGHTFKPLAEIYEQHVTKVNEEVAKLRRRLMELISLVQEVEKNVEAVRGAKDERVREIRNAVEMMIARLDNQLKNKLITLMGQKTSLTQETELLESLLQEVEHQLRSCSKSELISKSPEILLMFQQVHRKPMQSFVTTPVPPDFTSELVPAYDSSTFVLANFSTLRQRADPVYSPPLQISGLCWRLKVYPDGNGVVRGNYLSVFLELSAGLPETSKYEYRVEMVHQASSDPTKNIIREFASDFEVGECWGYNRFFRLDLLASEGYLNMQTDTLVLRYQVRSPTFFQKCRDQYWYITQLESAQSSYIQQINNLKERLAIELFRRQKSRSSSPPDRRLCPTTSSGRDSRQGKSSVLEEGSQAASVGTKEDEDEEKTQHDDSNELSDGDLEVDCLTGDEDVNPLDGSSTSGSSTATSNTEENDIDEETMSGENDVEYSGNLDLEEGELPDDVAGATGDSGACARGSRRGACASSASLLEIDPVILIQLLDLKDRSHVESLWGMQPRPPTSLLQSQAAAVPSRKERERRPQAVRRSAPDSGVLIRLKAQMAEVRSKMSDVKGQLEARGGAGRVSSQGASNHEQGPSMDSEMGPSRKPSELLFKAPISSRHSRSGVKKAGSPKQESVGALGGLSLRRAVDAGEKELRGAGRESPTEPALCPREGPSSLDGSLKARSVQSSPPSLGSSSSSSDKPSGSKHEELLYGASASDLFSITALNGAAAPATKQRRSPAVGPGLLTDSSLNCDQESAGEIHQSLLSLAEPSSSSSSRPDEGLLSQKQPHHVLPSMSSDSELDCDTENENEDEVVALEAGDCAFDTRTLPCPAACVWSAEVLSVCRSQASS; this is encoded by the exons AGCATTGCGGAAGTCTTCCGATGCTTCATTTGCATGGAAAAGCTGCGCGATGCCCGTCTCTGCCCTCATTGTTCCAAACTCTGCTGTTTCAGCTGCATACGG CGATGGCTGACTGAACAGAGAGCTCAGTGTCCCCACTGTCG AGCTCCGCTTCAGCTGAGGGAACTGGTCAACTGTCGATGGGCAGAGGAAGTGACTCAACAACTGGACACACTGCAGCTCTGCAACCTCACAAAACATGAGGAGAACGACAAAGACAA GTGTGAGAACCATCATGAAAAGTTGAGCGTGTTCTGCTGGACTTGTAAGAAGTGCATCTGTCACCAGTGCGCTCTGTGGGGAGGCATG CATGGAGGTCATACGTTCAAACCCCTGGCCGAGATCTACGAGCAGCATGTGACGAAGGTGAACGAGGAGGTGGCTAAGCTGCGGCGCCGGCTGATGGAGCTCATTAGTCTGGTTCAAGAAGTG gAGAAGAACGTTGAGGCGGTGCGTGGCGCGAAGGATGAAAGGGTGAGGGAAATCCGGAATGCTGTGGAAATGATGATTGCTCGGCTCGATAATCAGCTCAAGAACAAACTCATCACGCTCATGG GACAGAAGACCTCTCTGACACAGGAAACAGAACTGCTGGAGTCTCTGCTGCAGGAAGTGGAACATCAG CTGCGTTCGTGCAGTAAGAGCGAGCTGATCTCTAAGAGTCCAGAGATCCTGCTCATGTTCCAGCAGGTtcacaggaagccaatgcagtctTTTGTCACCACTCCTGTCCCACCAGACTTCACCAG TGAGCTCGTCCCTGCCTATGACTCCAGCACTTTTGTTTTGGCAAACTTCAG TACTCTGCGGCAGAGAGCCGACCCTGTCTACAGCCCCCCGCTCCAGATATCAGGCCTGTGCTGGAGGTTGAAGGTTTATCCG GATGGCAATGGAGTTGTTCGGGGAAActatctgtctgtttttctGGAGTTGTCTGCGGGGCTTCCTGAGACGTCCAA ATATGAATACAGGGTGGAGATGGTCCATCAGGCCTCCAGTGACCCCACTAAAAACATCATTCGAGAGTTTGCATCGGACTTTGAGGTGGGCGAGTGCTGGGGGTATAACAGGTTCTTCAGGTTGGACCTTCTCGCCAGTGAAGGATACTTGAATATGCAGACTGACACTCTTGTGCTCAG GTATCAAGTGCGATCACCTACATTTTTTCAGAAGTGTAGAGATCAGTATTGGTATATAACTCAGCTGGAGTCGGCCCAGTCCAGttacattcagcagatcaacaacCTAAAAGAG AGGTTGGCCATAGAACTGTTCCGTCGGCAGAAGTCGCGGAGTTCCTCTCCACCTGATCGGCGTCTCTGCCCCACGACTTCCTCCGGGAGAGACTCTCGTCAGGGGAAGAGCTCCGTACTGGAGGAAGGGAGTCAGGCAGCATCAGTAGGGACCAAGGAAGATGAGGATGAAGAGAAGACCCAGCATGATGACTCTAAT GAGTTGTCTGACGGGGATCTGGAGGTGGACTGTCTAACTGGAGATGAAGATGTCAATCCTCTGGATGGAAGTAGCACCTCTGGGAGCTCAACAGCCACCAGTAACACAGAGGAGAATGACATTGACGAAGAGACCAT GTCTGGTGAGAATGATGTGGAGTACAGCGGGAATCTAGACCTCGAGGAAGGTGAATTACCCGATGATGTTGCCGGGGCAACAG GAGATTCTGGTGCCTGTGCCCGGGGTTCAAGGCGTGGGGCATGTGCAAGTTCAGCCAGCCTCCTGGAGATCGACCCGGTCATCCTTATCCAACTCTTGGACCTGAAGGACCGCAGCCATGTGGAGTCACTGTGGGGGATGCAGCCCCGCCCCCCTACCTCTCTCCTCCAGAGCCAAG ctgctGCTGTGCCCTCTCGTAAAGAGCGTGAGCGTCGTCCTCAGGCGGTGCGTCGTTCAGCCCCGGACTCGGGGGTCCTGATCAGACTGAAGGCTCAGATGGCAGAAGTGCGCAGTAAGATGTCGGACGTGAAAGGGCAGCTGGAAGCTCGCGGTGGAGCCGGTCGAGTCTCCTCTCAGGGAGCCTCAAACCATGAGCAGGGCCCCTCCATGGACTCAGAGATGGGACCCAGCCGCAAACCCAGTGAACTGCTCTTCAAAGCGCCCATCTCATCACGACACTCTCGCAGTG GAGTGAAGAAGGCTGGTTCTCCTAAGCAGGAGAGTGTGGGGGCGCTGGGTGGACTGTCACTGCGTCGGGCTGTGGATGCTGGGGAGAAAGAGCTGAGAGGAGCAGGGCGAGAGTCCCCTACTGAACCTGCTCTGTGTCCCAGAGAGGGACCCTCCTCCTTGGATG GCTCCCTGAAAGCACGGAGTGTGCAGAGTTCTCCTCCCTCGCTGGGAAGCAGCTCCTCTTCCTCTGATAAACCCTCTGGCTCCAAACACGAGGAGCTGCTGTACGGAGCTTCGGCTTCAGACCTGTTCAGCATCACAGCCCTCAATGGAGCGGCTGCACCCGCCACCAAACAGCGCAGGAGTCCAGCCGTTGG ACCTGGCCTGCTGACAGACAGCTCTCTGAACTGTGATCAAGAGAGTGCCGGTGAGATCCATCAGTCACTGCTGTCACTGGCTGAGCCATCGTCCTCTTCCTCCTCACGCCCTGATGAAG
- the trim37 gene encoding E3 ubiquitin-protein ligase TRIM37 isoform X2 encodes MDEQSVESIAEVFRCFICMEKLRDARLCPHCSKLCCFSCIRRWLTEQRAQCPHCRAPLQLRELVNCRWAEEVTQQLDTLQLCNLTKHEENDKDKCENHHEKLSVFCWTCKKCICHQCALWGGMHGGHTFKPLAEIYEQHVTKVNEEVAKLRRRLMELISLVQEVEKNVEAVRGAKDERVREIRNAVEMMIARLDNQLKNKLITLMGQKTSLTQETELLESLLQEVEHQLRSCSKSELISKSPEILLMFQQVHRKPMQSFVTTPVPPDFTSELVPAYDSSTFVLANFSTLRQRADPVYSPPLQISGLCWRLKVYPDGNGVVRGNYLSVFLELSAGLPETSKYEYRVEMVHQASSDPTKNIIREFASDFEVGECWGYNRFFRLDLLASEGYLNMQTDTLVLRYQVRSPTFFQKCRDQYWYITQLESAQSSYIQQINNLKERLAIELFRRQKSRSSSPPDRRLCPTTSSGRDSRQGKSSVLEEGSQAASVGTKEDEDEEKTQHDDSNELSDGDLEVDCLTGDEDVNPLDGSSTSGSSTATSNTEENDIDEETMSGENDVEYSGNLDLEEGELPDDVAGATGDSGACARGSRRGACASSASLLEIDPVILIQLLDLKDRSHVESLWGMQPRPPTSLLQSQAAAVPSRKERERRPQAVRRSAPDSGVLIRLKAQMAEVRSKMSDVKGQLEARGGAGRVSSQGASNHEQGPSMDSEMGPSRKPSELLFKAPISSRHSRSGVKKAGSPKQESVGALGGLSLRRAVDAGEKELRGAGRESPTEPALCPREGPSSLDGSLKARSVQSSPPSLGSSSSSSDKPSGSKHEELLYGASASDLFSITALNGAAAPATKQRRSPAVGPGLLTDSSLNCDQESAGEIHQSLLSLAEPSSSSSSRPDEGLLSQKQPHHVLPSMSSDSELDCDTENENEDEVVALEAGDCAFDTRTLPCPGEQLIPDDLSFVSGETTER; translated from the exons AGCATTGCGGAAGTCTTCCGATGCTTCATTTGCATGGAAAAGCTGCGCGATGCCCGTCTCTGCCCTCATTGTTCCAAACTCTGCTGTTTCAGCTGCATACGG CGATGGCTGACTGAACAGAGAGCTCAGTGTCCCCACTGTCG AGCTCCGCTTCAGCTGAGGGAACTGGTCAACTGTCGATGGGCAGAGGAAGTGACTCAACAACTGGACACACTGCAGCTCTGCAACCTCACAAAACATGAGGAGAACGACAAAGACAA GTGTGAGAACCATCATGAAAAGTTGAGCGTGTTCTGCTGGACTTGTAAGAAGTGCATCTGTCACCAGTGCGCTCTGTGGGGAGGCATG CATGGAGGTCATACGTTCAAACCCCTGGCCGAGATCTACGAGCAGCATGTGACGAAGGTGAACGAGGAGGTGGCTAAGCTGCGGCGCCGGCTGATGGAGCTCATTAGTCTGGTTCAAGAAGTG gAGAAGAACGTTGAGGCGGTGCGTGGCGCGAAGGATGAAAGGGTGAGGGAAATCCGGAATGCTGTGGAAATGATGATTGCTCGGCTCGATAATCAGCTCAAGAACAAACTCATCACGCTCATGG GACAGAAGACCTCTCTGACACAGGAAACAGAACTGCTGGAGTCTCTGCTGCAGGAAGTGGAACATCAG CTGCGTTCGTGCAGTAAGAGCGAGCTGATCTCTAAGAGTCCAGAGATCCTGCTCATGTTCCAGCAGGTtcacaggaagccaatgcagtctTTTGTCACCACTCCTGTCCCACCAGACTTCACCAG TGAGCTCGTCCCTGCCTATGACTCCAGCACTTTTGTTTTGGCAAACTTCAG TACTCTGCGGCAGAGAGCCGACCCTGTCTACAGCCCCCCGCTCCAGATATCAGGCCTGTGCTGGAGGTTGAAGGTTTATCCG GATGGCAATGGAGTTGTTCGGGGAAActatctgtctgtttttctGGAGTTGTCTGCGGGGCTTCCTGAGACGTCCAA ATATGAATACAGGGTGGAGATGGTCCATCAGGCCTCCAGTGACCCCACTAAAAACATCATTCGAGAGTTTGCATCGGACTTTGAGGTGGGCGAGTGCTGGGGGTATAACAGGTTCTTCAGGTTGGACCTTCTCGCCAGTGAAGGATACTTGAATATGCAGACTGACACTCTTGTGCTCAG GTATCAAGTGCGATCACCTACATTTTTTCAGAAGTGTAGAGATCAGTATTGGTATATAACTCAGCTGGAGTCGGCCCAGTCCAGttacattcagcagatcaacaacCTAAAAGAG AGGTTGGCCATAGAACTGTTCCGTCGGCAGAAGTCGCGGAGTTCCTCTCCACCTGATCGGCGTCTCTGCCCCACGACTTCCTCCGGGAGAGACTCTCGTCAGGGGAAGAGCTCCGTACTGGAGGAAGGGAGTCAGGCAGCATCAGTAGGGACCAAGGAAGATGAGGATGAAGAGAAGACCCAGCATGATGACTCTAAT GAGTTGTCTGACGGGGATCTGGAGGTGGACTGTCTAACTGGAGATGAAGATGTCAATCCTCTGGATGGAAGTAGCACCTCTGGGAGCTCAACAGCCACCAGTAACACAGAGGAGAATGACATTGACGAAGAGACCAT GTCTGGTGAGAATGATGTGGAGTACAGCGGGAATCTAGACCTCGAGGAAGGTGAATTACCCGATGATGTTGCCGGGGCAACAG GAGATTCTGGTGCCTGTGCCCGGGGTTCAAGGCGTGGGGCATGTGCAAGTTCAGCCAGCCTCCTGGAGATCGACCCGGTCATCCTTATCCAACTCTTGGACCTGAAGGACCGCAGCCATGTGGAGTCACTGTGGGGGATGCAGCCCCGCCCCCCTACCTCTCTCCTCCAGAGCCAAG ctgctGCTGTGCCCTCTCGTAAAGAGCGTGAGCGTCGTCCTCAGGCGGTGCGTCGTTCAGCCCCGGACTCGGGGGTCCTGATCAGACTGAAGGCTCAGATGGCAGAAGTGCGCAGTAAGATGTCGGACGTGAAAGGGCAGCTGGAAGCTCGCGGTGGAGCCGGTCGAGTCTCCTCTCAGGGAGCCTCAAACCATGAGCAGGGCCCCTCCATGGACTCAGAGATGGGACCCAGCCGCAAACCCAGTGAACTGCTCTTCAAAGCGCCCATCTCATCACGACACTCTCGCAGTG GAGTGAAGAAGGCTGGTTCTCCTAAGCAGGAGAGTGTGGGGGCGCTGGGTGGACTGTCACTGCGTCGGGCTGTGGATGCTGGGGAGAAAGAGCTGAGAGGAGCAGGGCGAGAGTCCCCTACTGAACCTGCTCTGTGTCCCAGAGAGGGACCCTCCTCCTTGGATG GCTCCCTGAAAGCACGGAGTGTGCAGAGTTCTCCTCCCTCGCTGGGAAGCAGCTCCTCTTCCTCTGATAAACCCTCTGGCTCCAAACACGAGGAGCTGCTGTACGGAGCTTCGGCTTCAGACCTGTTCAGCATCACAGCCCTCAATGGAGCGGCTGCACCCGCCACCAAACAGCGCAGGAGTCCAGCCGTTGG ACCTGGCCTGCTGACAGACAGCTCTCTGAACTGTGATCAAGAGAGTGCCGGTGAGATCCATCAGTCACTGCTGTCACTGGCTGAGCCATCGTCCTCTTCCTCCTCACGCCCTGATGAAG
- the trim37 gene encoding E3 ubiquitin-protein ligase TRIM37 isoform X1, with protein MDEQSVESIAEVFRCFICMEKLRDARLCPHCSKLCCFSCIRRWLTEQRAQCPHCRAPLQLRELVNCRWAEEVTQQLDTLQLCNLTKHEENDKDKCENHHEKLSVFCWTCKKCICHQCALWGGMHGGHTFKPLAEIYEQHVTKVNEEVAKLRRRLMELISLVQEVEKNVEAVRGAKDERVREIRNAVEMMIARLDNQLKNKLITLMGQKTSLTQETELLESLLQEVEHQLRSCSKSELISKSPEILLMFQQVHRKPMQSFVTTPVPPDFTSELVPAYDSSTFVLANFSTLRQRADPVYSPPLQISGLCWRLKVYPDGNGVVRGNYLSVFLELSAGLPETSKYEYRVEMVHQASSDPTKNIIREFASDFEVGECWGYNRFFRLDLLASEGYLNMQTDTLVLRYQVRSPTFFQKCRDQYWYITQLESAQSSYIQQINNLKERLAIELFRRQKSRSSSPPDRRLCPTTSSGRDSRQGKSSVLEEGSQAASVGTKEDEDEEKTQHDDSNELSDGDLEVDCLTGDEDVNPLDGSSTSGSSTATSNTEENDIDEETMSGENDVEYSGNLDLEEGELPDDVAGATGDSGACARGSRRGACASSASLLEIDPVILIQLLDLKDRSHVESLWGMQPRPPTSLLQSQAAAVPSRKERERRPQAVRRSAPDSGVLIRLKAQMAEVRSKMSDVKGQLEARGGAGRVSSQGASNHEQGPSMDSEMGPSRKPSELLFKAPISSRHSRSGVKKAGSPKQESVGALGGLSLRRAVDAGEKELRGAGRESPTEPALCPREGPSSLDGSLKARSVQSSPPSLGSSSSSSDKPSGSKHEELLYGASASDLFSITALNGAAAPATKQRRSPAVGPGLLTDSSLNCDQESAGEIHQSLLSLAEPSSSSSSRPDEGLLSQKQPHHVLPSMSSDSELDCDTENENEDEVVALEAGDCAFDTRTLPCPEPFEAAMNLQFGPSARCTSVKSTI; from the exons AGCATTGCGGAAGTCTTCCGATGCTTCATTTGCATGGAAAAGCTGCGCGATGCCCGTCTCTGCCCTCATTGTTCCAAACTCTGCTGTTTCAGCTGCATACGG CGATGGCTGACTGAACAGAGAGCTCAGTGTCCCCACTGTCG AGCTCCGCTTCAGCTGAGGGAACTGGTCAACTGTCGATGGGCAGAGGAAGTGACTCAACAACTGGACACACTGCAGCTCTGCAACCTCACAAAACATGAGGAGAACGACAAAGACAA GTGTGAGAACCATCATGAAAAGTTGAGCGTGTTCTGCTGGACTTGTAAGAAGTGCATCTGTCACCAGTGCGCTCTGTGGGGAGGCATG CATGGAGGTCATACGTTCAAACCCCTGGCCGAGATCTACGAGCAGCATGTGACGAAGGTGAACGAGGAGGTGGCTAAGCTGCGGCGCCGGCTGATGGAGCTCATTAGTCTGGTTCAAGAAGTG gAGAAGAACGTTGAGGCGGTGCGTGGCGCGAAGGATGAAAGGGTGAGGGAAATCCGGAATGCTGTGGAAATGATGATTGCTCGGCTCGATAATCAGCTCAAGAACAAACTCATCACGCTCATGG GACAGAAGACCTCTCTGACACAGGAAACAGAACTGCTGGAGTCTCTGCTGCAGGAAGTGGAACATCAG CTGCGTTCGTGCAGTAAGAGCGAGCTGATCTCTAAGAGTCCAGAGATCCTGCTCATGTTCCAGCAGGTtcacaggaagccaatgcagtctTTTGTCACCACTCCTGTCCCACCAGACTTCACCAG TGAGCTCGTCCCTGCCTATGACTCCAGCACTTTTGTTTTGGCAAACTTCAG TACTCTGCGGCAGAGAGCCGACCCTGTCTACAGCCCCCCGCTCCAGATATCAGGCCTGTGCTGGAGGTTGAAGGTTTATCCG GATGGCAATGGAGTTGTTCGGGGAAActatctgtctgtttttctGGAGTTGTCTGCGGGGCTTCCTGAGACGTCCAA ATATGAATACAGGGTGGAGATGGTCCATCAGGCCTCCAGTGACCCCACTAAAAACATCATTCGAGAGTTTGCATCGGACTTTGAGGTGGGCGAGTGCTGGGGGTATAACAGGTTCTTCAGGTTGGACCTTCTCGCCAGTGAAGGATACTTGAATATGCAGACTGACACTCTTGTGCTCAG GTATCAAGTGCGATCACCTACATTTTTTCAGAAGTGTAGAGATCAGTATTGGTATATAACTCAGCTGGAGTCGGCCCAGTCCAGttacattcagcagatcaacaacCTAAAAGAG AGGTTGGCCATAGAACTGTTCCGTCGGCAGAAGTCGCGGAGTTCCTCTCCACCTGATCGGCGTCTCTGCCCCACGACTTCCTCCGGGAGAGACTCTCGTCAGGGGAAGAGCTCCGTACTGGAGGAAGGGAGTCAGGCAGCATCAGTAGGGACCAAGGAAGATGAGGATGAAGAGAAGACCCAGCATGATGACTCTAAT GAGTTGTCTGACGGGGATCTGGAGGTGGACTGTCTAACTGGAGATGAAGATGTCAATCCTCTGGATGGAAGTAGCACCTCTGGGAGCTCAACAGCCACCAGTAACACAGAGGAGAATGACATTGACGAAGAGACCAT GTCTGGTGAGAATGATGTGGAGTACAGCGGGAATCTAGACCTCGAGGAAGGTGAATTACCCGATGATGTTGCCGGGGCAACAG GAGATTCTGGTGCCTGTGCCCGGGGTTCAAGGCGTGGGGCATGTGCAAGTTCAGCCAGCCTCCTGGAGATCGACCCGGTCATCCTTATCCAACTCTTGGACCTGAAGGACCGCAGCCATGTGGAGTCACTGTGGGGGATGCAGCCCCGCCCCCCTACCTCTCTCCTCCAGAGCCAAG ctgctGCTGTGCCCTCTCGTAAAGAGCGTGAGCGTCGTCCTCAGGCGGTGCGTCGTTCAGCCCCGGACTCGGGGGTCCTGATCAGACTGAAGGCTCAGATGGCAGAAGTGCGCAGTAAGATGTCGGACGTGAAAGGGCAGCTGGAAGCTCGCGGTGGAGCCGGTCGAGTCTCCTCTCAGGGAGCCTCAAACCATGAGCAGGGCCCCTCCATGGACTCAGAGATGGGACCCAGCCGCAAACCCAGTGAACTGCTCTTCAAAGCGCCCATCTCATCACGACACTCTCGCAGTG GAGTGAAGAAGGCTGGTTCTCCTAAGCAGGAGAGTGTGGGGGCGCTGGGTGGACTGTCACTGCGTCGGGCTGTGGATGCTGGGGAGAAAGAGCTGAGAGGAGCAGGGCGAGAGTCCCCTACTGAACCTGCTCTGTGTCCCAGAGAGGGACCCTCCTCCTTGGATG GCTCCCTGAAAGCACGGAGTGTGCAGAGTTCTCCTCCCTCGCTGGGAAGCAGCTCCTCTTCCTCTGATAAACCCTCTGGCTCCAAACACGAGGAGCTGCTGTACGGAGCTTCGGCTTCAGACCTGTTCAGCATCACAGCCCTCAATGGAGCGGCTGCACCCGCCACCAAACAGCGCAGGAGTCCAGCCGTTGG ACCTGGCCTGCTGACAGACAGCTCTCTGAACTGTGATCAAGAGAGTGCCGGTGAGATCCATCAGTCACTGCTGTCACTGGCTGAGCCATCGTCCTCTTCCTCCTCACGCCCTGATGAAG